The following coding sequences lie in one Candidatus Eremiobacteraceae bacterium genomic window:
- a CDS encoding 3'-5' exonuclease → MPADTGIALAPAVGKAVEAPDGVTLVTGPPGSGKTTALAARAMRQARAAPVLVICANPSGVRAFRAALEQPDQAHPVHVGTAPDHCLRWLRSHHALAGVHPDVRAGGDGAAYAIVREAAAGLLDMSWPELQVADLDLNVPFLSRPDKFLEESANLFRQLRGARVAPDDFERGCAAGLTAFYGDEVEAALAKCADPALNSRLSRRGREASRANAAVLQQQKRAERGLAVLLGRLYREYLRAARSAQALSDEDILDECIRWLSADAPSARALAASYAAVLVDDAQDAHASVSDLLIALAAAGLADVTLAGWPDGAIDGLEGRRSALAALQPTEHIALPPLVPPPQPVSQRFKHEEEEVRHVARSIADLVAQGAHVADIAVLTRSADAAAIYAQRLADAGLPVDAPLERFARPREIGDWLALAAVVDDPHDHEHLLRVLASPLLGLGDASIYALCEDPEAVTQLALDVGVGDGRVRPGGGRQRTALARNMSEGTVDDRLPEDVRERVVRFRARLVQWRERYAGLSPAGTLARLAKSAGFEQHWRSAPPYQRARLAQDTLRVIEAFAGAHASGVDALGDLVRGFDDGDVPVRPAQRSADAIACDTISGAKGERWPHVFVTGLAHERFPRIYVSRAMAFSRTYGLVVRENVAPGAAQTAKFAWYYARFDAKAMYLAQERRALAYGLSRGWRSASATGFGTPPRWAKDYDLFAAQASDAS, encoded by the coding sequence TTGCCCGCTGACACGGGGATCGCGCTCGCGCCGGCAGTAGGCAAAGCCGTCGAGGCGCCGGACGGCGTCACCCTGGTGACCGGTCCGCCGGGTTCGGGCAAGACGACGGCGCTCGCAGCTCGCGCCATGCGTCAAGCGCGCGCCGCACCGGTGCTCGTCATCTGCGCCAATCCTTCCGGCGTCCGTGCTTTTCGCGCGGCGCTGGAACAACCGGATCAGGCACACCCTGTCCACGTCGGCACCGCGCCCGACCATTGCCTGCGCTGGCTGCGCTCGCATCACGCGCTGGCAGGCGTCCATCCGGACGTGCGCGCCGGCGGCGATGGCGCCGCGTACGCCATCGTGCGCGAGGCCGCGGCCGGCCTGCTCGACATGAGCTGGCCCGAATTACAGGTCGCCGATCTCGATCTCAATGTGCCGTTCCTGAGCCGCCCGGATAAGTTCCTCGAGGAATCGGCGAATCTGTTCCGCCAGCTGCGCGGCGCGCGCGTCGCGCCGGACGACTTCGAGCGCGGGTGCGCGGCCGGGTTGACGGCCTTTTACGGCGACGAGGTGGAAGCGGCGCTGGCCAAGTGCGCCGATCCGGCGCTCAACAGCCGCCTCAGCAGGCGCGGTCGCGAGGCGTCGCGCGCCAATGCGGCGGTGCTGCAACAGCAAAAGCGCGCCGAGCGCGGATTGGCCGTGCTGCTCGGGCGCCTTTACCGCGAATACCTGCGCGCCGCGCGCAGCGCGCAGGCGCTCTCCGATGAGGATATCCTCGACGAATGCATCCGCTGGCTGAGCGCCGACGCGCCGTCGGCGCGTGCGCTCGCAGCTTCGTATGCAGCTGTGCTGGTGGACGACGCGCAAGACGCGCACGCTTCCGTAAGCGATCTGCTGATCGCGTTGGCGGCCGCCGGTCTGGCAGATGTCACGCTCGCAGGCTGGCCTGACGGTGCGATCGATGGGCTCGAAGGCCGCCGCTCAGCGCTGGCAGCGCTACAGCCGACCGAGCACATCGCGCTGCCGCCGCTCGTGCCCCCACCGCAGCCTGTGTCGCAGCGCTTCAAGCATGAAGAAGAAGAGGTGCGCCACGTCGCGCGCTCGATCGCGGACCTGGTCGCGCAAGGAGCCCACGTCGCCGACATCGCGGTGCTCACCCGCAGCGCCGATGCGGCGGCGATCTATGCGCAGCGATTGGCGGACGCCGGCTTGCCGGTGGATGCGCCGCTCGAACGGTTCGCGCGGCCGCGCGAGATCGGAGACTGGTTGGCGCTGGCGGCCGTCGTCGATGATCCCCACGACCACGAACATCTCTTGCGCGTGCTTGCCTCGCCGTTGCTCGGTCTCGGCGACGCGAGCATCTACGCGTTGTGCGAAGACCCCGAGGCGGTGACCCAGCTCGCCCTCGACGTCGGCGTGGGCGACGGGCGGGTGCGCCCGGGCGGCGGCCGTCAACGCACCGCGCTCGCGCGCAACATGTCGGAGGGAACCGTCGACGATCGCCTGCCCGAGGATGTGCGCGAACGCGTCGTCCGTTTCCGCGCGAGGCTGGTGCAATGGCGCGAGCGCTATGCCGGCTTGTCGCCCGCCGGCACGCTCGCGCGTTTGGCCAAATCGGCCGGCTTCGAGCAGCATTGGCGTTCGGCGCCCCCCTACCAGCGCGCGCGCCTCGCGCAGGACACGCTGCGCGTCATCGAAGCATTCGCCGGCGCGCATGCGAGCGGCGTCGACGCGCTCGGTGATCTCGTGCGCGGGTTTGACGACGGCGATGTGCCCGTTCGGCCAGCGCAGCGCAGCGCAGACGCGATCGCCTGCGACACGATCTCGGGCGCAAAAGGGGAGCGCTGGCCGCATGTCTTCGTCACCGGCCTGGCGCACGAGCGCTTTCCTCGCATCTACGTGTCGCGCGCGATGGCGTTTTCGCGCACCTACGGCCTCGTGGTGCGCGAAAATGTCGCGCCCGGCGCCGCGCAGACGGCGAAGTTCGCCTGGTACTACGCGCGATTCGACGCCAAAGCGATGTACTTGGCGCAAGAACGCCGCGCGCTGGCATACGGTTTGTCGCGCGGCTGGCGCAGCGCGTCGGCGACCGGCTTCGGCACGCCGCCCCGTTGGGCCAAGGACTATGACCTGTTCGCCGCGCAAGCGAGCGACGCATCGTGA
- a CDS encoding AI-2E family transporter, whose protein sequence is MSDEAHAAENRGARATYALIVTALVLALALAAWALLHFFERIHTVAAIIVGAVFFSYLVAPLIRRLRQRLPAWTALLIVYLGIAIVIAALVWIAFPLMVAELRQYAADVPVLTSQIQAFLSVNGPLAAHLPDPAKAYLSALPAQIADMVGKNGLAIGTGAFGVLLTTASGLALLVLVPIVSAYALMDADWLLGALRGFIPVPARPKFETLLSRSNAVLAGYIRGQLLVAAAVALLVTALLFALHVRYAIVIGLIAGIFELVPYLGAIAGAIPGVGIALLTNGWQNALFVALGFIAINQLSGHVLSPVIVGDRVGLRPIFVLFALLIGGELMGLRGLLIAVPVAGLIRVVIVTFVPFDSSALPQAGSGSGESGDRKPSDVELAVVPAQPDAPGPQDRRAADAPVVAHAQDARAIDRKDDDH, encoded by the coding sequence ATGAGCGACGAGGCCCACGCCGCCGAAAACCGAGGCGCTCGCGCCACCTACGCGCTGATCGTCACCGCTTTAGTGCTCGCGCTCGCGTTGGCAGCGTGGGCGCTGCTTCATTTCTTCGAGCGCATCCACACGGTCGCGGCCATCATCGTCGGAGCGGTGTTCTTCTCGTATCTGGTCGCGCCGCTGATCAGGAGGTTGCGGCAACGTTTGCCGGCGTGGACCGCATTGCTCATCGTCTATCTCGGCATCGCGATCGTGATCGCCGCGCTGGTATGGATCGCGTTTCCGCTGATGGTGGCCGAGCTGCGCCAGTACGCGGCGGACGTGCCGGTGCTGACAAGCCAGATCCAAGCGTTTCTCAGCGTCAACGGGCCGCTCGCCGCGCATCTTCCTGATCCCGCCAAGGCGTACCTGAGCGCGCTGCCGGCGCAGATCGCCGATATGGTCGGCAAGAACGGCCTGGCGATCGGCACGGGCGCCTTTGGTGTCCTCTTGACGACCGCATCGGGACTCGCGCTGTTGGTGCTCGTCCCTATCGTGTCGGCCTATGCCCTGATGGACGCCGACTGGCTGCTCGGCGCCTTGCGCGGATTCATCCCCGTGCCCGCGCGCCCCAAGTTCGAAACGCTCTTGAGCCGATCCAACGCGGTGCTGGCAGGTTACATCCGCGGCCAGCTGCTTGTCGCGGCTGCGGTCGCCCTGCTGGTCACAGCGCTCCTGTTCGCGCTGCACGTCCGGTATGCGATCGTGATCGGCCTGATCGCGGGCATCTTCGAACTGGTGCCGTACCTGGGCGCCATCGCAGGCGCCATTCCCGGCGTGGGCATCGCGCTGCTCACCAACGGCTGGCAGAACGCGCTGTTCGTGGCGCTCGGTTTCATCGCCATCAATCAGCTGAGCGGCCACGTGCTGTCGCCGGTGATCGTCGGCGACAGAGTGGGTCTGCGGCCGATCTTCGTGCTTTTCGCATTGCTGATCGGCGGCGAGCTGATGGGCCTGCGCGGACTGCTCATCGCGGTGCCGGTCGCCGGGCTGATCCGCGTCGTCATCGTGACGTTCGTGCCGTTCGATAGCAGCGCGCTGCCGCAGGCCGGGTCAGGGAGCGGGGAAAGCGGTGACCGCAAACCGTCGGACGTAGAACTCGCAGTTGTCCCCGCGCAGCCCGACGCGCCCGGGCCCCAGGATCGGCGCGCCGCCGACGCGCCCGTCGTCGCGCACGCGCAGGATGCGCGTGCCATCGATCGCAAGGATGATGATCACTGA
- a CDS encoding xanthine dehydrogenase family protein molybdopterin-binding subunit: MSTPITVGSRRPRLDADAKVRGQTRYTADIALEGALAGAVARSPHAFARVVRVDVTRAAAMPGVRAIVYAGNTPPQPLDFGIKDQHLFPRPYARYAGEPVAAVAADSEAQARAAAAAIDVEYEVLEPVLDAQRALEAASPLVHPDWKSYEKLPTRVLRGNVCGYNRIRRGDVAAAFERSDVVVHASEFRFSPGLPGYIEPRAAAARRETDGGLTVWCGSQSPYDNRDELAKFFGLAPERVRFINQFVGGAFGGKIIMAPEWYAAALALQCDRPVRMAWSRHEDGLHAFPRHGGTASFRSAATADGRLVAMRASFIYDTGAYIGYGTGTALISTMLASAPYRIPDLDLEATLVYTNKHVAGPVRAPGGPQANYAKELHLDELAALLGLDPLEFRLRNAWEDGDRGPGGQKLSGVRVKEALRKAADAVGWGTPARPGSGRGIACTWWFSSCGESKARVEVRADGTILLASGNPEVGTGASSTALPMMAAEVLGVDPARITVVLSDTATDTYDSGVGGSSSTFGAGMAVAAAAGDARTKLLALAEDALEARTEDIELRDGRALVRGSPDHSVPLADLARKAGGSVTGLGESAEQDDPEFDESLTETHGFASWLAPSYTASAAHVDVDRATGAVIVRKLATAQDVGYAVNPVGAIGQIEGGAVMGVGWALTEALAFDERGHVKPDLKDYLMPTAVDAPEIETILIESSPGVGPYGLKGVGEPPITTPPAAIACAIRAAVGAAPHETPMTPERVWRAARQE, translated from the coding sequence ATGAGCACGCCGATCACCGTCGGCTCGCGCCGGCCGCGCCTCGATGCGGACGCGAAGGTGCGCGGCCAGACGCGCTACACCGCAGACATCGCGCTCGAAGGCGCGCTCGCCGGCGCCGTCGCGCGCAGTCCGCACGCGTTCGCGCGCGTCGTGCGCGTCGACGTGACGCGCGCCGCGGCCATGCCCGGGGTGCGCGCGATCGTTTACGCCGGCAACACGCCGCCCCAACCGCTCGATTTCGGCATCAAGGATCAGCACCTGTTCCCGCGCCCATATGCGCGCTACGCGGGCGAGCCGGTGGCCGCCGTCGCTGCCGATTCTGAGGCCCAGGCGCGCGCGGCGGCGGCGGCGATCGATGTCGAATACGAGGTGTTGGAGCCCGTGCTCGACGCGCAGCGCGCGCTTGAGGCCGCGTCGCCACTCGTGCATCCGGACTGGAAGAGCTACGAGAAGCTGCCGACGCGCGTGCTGCGCGGGAACGTCTGCGGCTACAACCGGATCAGGCGCGGCGACGTCGCGGCGGCGTTCGAGCGGTCCGACGTCGTCGTGCACGCGTCCGAATTCCGCTTCTCGCCGGGCTTGCCCGGCTACATCGAGCCGCGCGCGGCCGCAGCGCGGCGCGAAACGGATGGCGGGCTCACCGTGTGGTGCGGCTCGCAGTCGCCCTACGACAATCGCGATGAGCTCGCAAAATTCTTCGGCCTGGCGCCCGAGCGCGTGCGATTCATCAATCAATTCGTCGGCGGTGCGTTCGGCGGCAAGATCATCATGGCGCCCGAATGGTATGCCGCGGCCCTCGCCCTGCAATGCGACCGGCCGGTGCGCATGGCCTGGTCCAGACATGAAGACGGGCTGCATGCGTTTCCGCGCCACGGGGGCACCGCATCGTTTCGCAGCGCGGCTACGGCCGACGGCAGGCTGGTCGCGATGCGCGCGTCGTTCATCTACGACACGGGAGCGTACATCGGATACGGCACCGGAACCGCGCTGATCTCGACCATGCTGGCGTCGGCGCCGTATCGCATCCCCGATCTCGACCTTGAAGCGACACTCGTCTACACGAACAAGCACGTCGCAGGTCCGGTGCGGGCGCCCGGCGGCCCGCAGGCCAACTACGCCAAGGAGCTGCATCTGGACGAACTCGCCGCGCTGCTCGGCTTGGATCCGTTGGAGTTCCGCCTGCGCAACGCGTGGGAAGACGGCGACCGCGGCCCCGGCGGCCAGAAATTGTCCGGCGTGCGCGTCAAAGAGGCGCTGCGTAAGGCCGCCGATGCGGTCGGCTGGGGGACGCCGGCGCGCCCCGGCTCCGGGCGCGGAATCGCCTGCACCTGGTGGTTCTCCTCGTGCGGCGAATCCAAAGCGCGGGTCGAAGTCCGCGCTGATGGAACGATCCTGCTGGCGTCGGGCAACCCGGAGGTCGGCACCGGAGCTTCGTCGACCGCCCTGCCGATGATGGCCGCCGAAGTCCTCGGCGTCGATCCCGCGCGGATCACGGTGGTGCTGTCCGACACGGCGACGGACACCTACGATTCCGGCGTCGGCGGCAGTTCGTCCACGTTCGGCGCCGGCATGGCCGTCGCGGCGGCGGCCGGCGATGCGCGGACCAAGCTGCTGGCGCTTGCCGAAGATGCGCTTGAGGCGCGGACCGAGGACATCGAGCTGCGCGATGGGCGCGCGCTGGTGCGCGGGTCGCCCGACCACAGCGTGCCCCTGGCGGATCTGGCCCGCAAGGCCGGCGGCTCGGTGACGGGTCTGGGCGAAAGCGCCGAGCAGGACGATCCGGAGTTCGACGAGAGCTTGACGGAGACGCACGGCTTCGCCAGTTGGCTCGCTCCTTCGTACACGGCGTCGGCGGCGCACGTCGACGTCGATCGCGCGACCGGCGCCGTGATCGTGCGCAAACTCGCGACCGCGCAGGACGTGGGATACGCGGTCAACCCGGTAGGCGCGATCGGCCAGATCGAGGGCGGCGCGGTGATGGGCGTCGGCTGGGCGCTCACCGAGGCGCTCGCATTCGACGAGCGCGGTCACGTCAAGCCAGATCTCAAAGACTACCTCATGCCCACCGCGGTCGACGCGCCGGAGATCGAGACGATTTTGATCGAGTCGTCGCCGGGCGTGGGCCCGTACGGCCTCAAAGGCGTGGGCGAACCGCCGATCACCACGCCGCCGGCTGCCATCGCGTGTGCCATCCGCGCGGCCGTCGGCGCGGCACCGCACGAGACGCCGATGACGCCCGAGCGGGTCTGGCGCGCTGCACGGCAGGAATGA
- a CDS encoding FAD binding domain-containing protein, producing the protein MQYFEPNFIDEALVLLDRFAPHARVLAGGSLLGFGVRARPSEATAIVNVKRIPALREISFDGATLTIGALVTAREASGHELIRAHAPLLALAASGLGARQLRTVATIGGNLCSRHNAADISTALLACDARCLLADIASGPTSVFAVDFVRAQSDPRTLLTAIEVPASDAVVDYQKMQTRRAFEMAVVGAAVAVELDGGTVRAARVALGGAAATPVRAAQAESWLRGKPAGAAAAREAARIAAERDADPPNDAHASAEYRRQLAGVLTERALHEIFDLAGGAR; encoded by the coding sequence GTGCAGTACTTCGAGCCCAACTTCATCGATGAGGCGCTCGTGCTTCTCGACCGGTTCGCGCCGCACGCGCGCGTGCTCGCGGGCGGCAGCCTGCTGGGCTTTGGGGTCCGCGCCCGCCCGTCGGAGGCCACCGCGATCGTCAACGTCAAGCGCATTCCCGCGCTGCGCGAGATCAGTTTTGACGGCGCGACGCTGACCATCGGGGCGCTGGTCACGGCGCGCGAGGCGAGCGGGCACGAACTGATCCGCGCGCACGCGCCGCTGCTCGCGCTGGCGGCGTCGGGGCTTGGCGCACGACAACTGCGCACGGTGGCGACGATCGGCGGCAATCTATGCTCGCGCCACAATGCCGCCGATATCTCCACCGCGCTGCTCGCGTGCGATGCGCGCTGCCTGCTCGCGGACATCGCGTCCGGTCCGACAAGCGTCTTTGCGGTCGATTTCGTGCGCGCGCAGAGCGACCCGCGCACCTTGCTGACCGCGATCGAAGTGCCGGCGTCGGACGCCGTGGTCGACTATCAGAAGATGCAGACACGGCGCGCGTTTGAGATGGCCGTCGTCGGCGCGGCCGTCGCGGTGGAACTCGACGGGGGCACGGTGCGAGCCGCTCGCGTCGCGCTCGGCGGCGCGGCCGCGACGCCAGTGCGAGCGGCGCAGGCCGAATCCTGGCTGCGCGGCAAGCCCGCCGGCGCAGCGGCGGCGCGCGAAGCCGCAAGGATCGCCGCCGAGCGCGACGCCGATCCTCCGAACGACGCGCACGCCAGCGCCGAGTACCGCCGCCAGCTGGCCGGCGTGCTCACCGAGCGCGCCTTGCACGAGATCTTCGACCTGGCCGGAGGCGCGCGCTGA
- a CDS encoding iron ABC transporter permease yields MGAVSLAVGSVPLGPGSIVATLAHPTASGLAHIVVWDIRLPRLAIAACVGAGLGIAGAMLQALFRNPLVDPYVTGVSAGAAVAASASIAFGLSFVLVPAFAFAGGLACAVVVTAVAAGPEPGANLRLVLSGIAISSLCAAVVTIVLLSSGSSDSLTILGWLAGGIGGKGWSDVALTACYVAAGSLGALFLVRQLNVLRLGTEAAAGLGLRVGRARFAVLAAAALIAAACVAVSGIIGFVGLMVPHVARRLVGGDAVWLLPASAMAGAIVVIVADAFARGIAAPAELPLGVLLAFVGVPFFLIIARRPVDL; encoded by the coding sequence TTGGGCGCCGTCTCGCTGGCGGTGGGCAGCGTGCCGCTCGGCCCCGGCTCGATCGTCGCCACGCTCGCGCACCCCACCGCATCGGGCCTCGCGCATATCGTCGTGTGGGATATCCGCTTGCCGCGTTTGGCGATCGCGGCGTGCGTCGGCGCGGGCCTCGGCATCGCCGGTGCGATGCTGCAGGCGCTGTTCCGCAATCCGCTCGTCGATCCGTACGTCACCGGCGTGTCGGCCGGCGCGGCTGTGGCCGCCAGCGCGAGCATCGCGTTTGGCCTTTCGTTCGTGCTCGTGCCAGCGTTCGCGTTCGCGGGCGGCCTGGCGTGCGCGGTCGTCGTGACGGCCGTCGCCGCAGGCCCGGAGCCGGGCGCAAACCTGCGGCTCGTGCTTTCGGGTATCGCCATCTCGTCGCTCTGCGCCGCCGTCGTCACCATCGTGCTGTTGAGCAGCGGCTCCTCGGACAGTCTGACGATTCTCGGCTGGCTCGCCGGCGGCATCGGCGGCAAGGGTTGGAGCGACGTCGCGCTGACGGCCTGCTATGTCGCCGCCGGCTCGCTCGGCGCGCTGTTCCTCGTACGACAGCTCAACGTGTTGCGTCTTGGCACCGAGGCGGCCGCCGGATTGGGCCTGCGCGTGGGGCGCGCACGCTTCGCAGTGCTGGCGGCAGCCGCGCTCATCGCCGCCGCGTGCGTCGCCGTCTCCGGCATCATCGGGTTCGTGGGCCTTATGGTGCCGCATGTCGCGCGCCGGCTCGTCGGTGGCGATGCTGTCTGGCTGCTGCCTGCCAGCGCCATGGCGGGGGCGATCGTGGTCATCGTGGCTGACGCCTTCGCGCGAGGGATCGCCGCGCCGGCCGAGCTGCCGCTTGGCGTGTTGCTGGCCTTCGTCGGCGTGCCGTTCTTCCTTATAATAGCGCGCCGGCCGGTGGACCTGTGA
- a CDS encoding ABC transporter ATP-binding protein, protein MSALLTGRGLAVRYGPREIFTGLDISIAAGGLVALVGPNGAGKSSLLRVLAGMQKPTEGEVQPAQRVALISTALALPPDVTPAQLSGYVLALRRPWWRLGHDEGQRAAIAAALERTGLRERANDPAATLSAGELQRAWIAAALASDAGVLLIDEPTTHLDLRYQVEVLRTLKTIARAGTGVVAAIHDLTLAARFADSIALLAGGAIECGPPDAVFRSPTLTRAFGVEVGTHRDAQGYIVCSPR, encoded by the coding sequence GTGAGCGCGCTGCTGACCGGGCGCGGCCTGGCTGTCCGCTATGGCCCGCGTGAGATCTTCACCGGGCTCGATATCTCGATCGCCGCGGGGGGCCTTGTCGCACTGGTCGGGCCTAATGGTGCCGGCAAATCGAGCCTGCTGCGCGTCCTGGCGGGCATGCAGAAGCCGACCGAGGGCGAGGTGCAGCCGGCGCAGCGGGTCGCGCTCATCTCGACCGCGCTCGCGCTGCCGCCGGACGTGACGCCGGCGCAGCTGTCGGGCTACGTCCTCGCGCTGCGCCGGCCGTGGTGGCGGCTCGGGCACGATGAAGGGCAGCGCGCTGCGATCGCGGCGGCGCTCGAGCGGACCGGCCTGCGCGAACGCGCGAACGATCCGGCAGCCACCCTGAGCGCCGGCGAACTGCAACGCGCATGGATCGCGGCGGCGCTGGCGTCGGACGCCGGCGTGCTGCTGATCGACGAACCGACGACGCACCTCGATCTGCGCTATCAGGTCGAGGTCTTGCGCACGCTCAAGACCATCGCGCGCGCCGGCACCGGCGTCGTCGCGGCGATCCACGATCTGACGCTCGCAGCACGCTTCGCGGACTCCATCGCGCTGCTCGCCGGGGGCGCGATCGAGTGCGGGCCGCCCGACGCCGTGTTTCGCTCCCCGACGCTCACGCGCGCGTTCGGCGTCGAAGTGGGCACGCATCGCGACGCACAGGGCTACATCGTATGCAGTCCGCGCTGA
- a CDS encoding (2Fe-2S)-binding protein, with protein MQPVTPIVNGTPREVVVEPMQTLLAVLRDQLGLTGTKEGCGTGYCGACTVLVDGQPVNACLYPAVDADRRDVTTIEGLAADGGALHPVQAAFIERFGLQCGYCTPGMILAAASLLAENPQPSAEQTRAALAGNICRCTGYQTIVAAVQDAAARLREQGRSGETPGTRSSIRSRA; from the coding sequence ATGCAGCCGGTCACGCCGATCGTCAACGGCACGCCGCGCGAGGTCGTGGTCGAGCCGATGCAGACCTTGCTCGCGGTGCTGCGCGATCAGCTAGGCTTGACCGGCACGAAAGAAGGCTGCGGCACCGGTTATTGCGGCGCATGCACCGTGCTGGTGGACGGACAGCCGGTCAACGCGTGTCTGTATCCGGCCGTCGACGCTGACCGGCGCGACGTCACCACGATCGAAGGTCTTGCCGCCGACGGCGGCGCGCTGCACCCGGTGCAGGCGGCGTTCATCGAGCGCTTCGGGTTGCAGTGCGGCTATTGCACGCCCGGCATGATCCTCGCGGCGGCGTCGCTGCTGGCCGAGAACCCGCAGCCGAGCGCCGAGCAGACGCGGGCCGCGCTGGCCGGAAACATCTGCCGCTGCACCGGGTATCAAACGATCGTGGCGGCGGTCCAGGATGCGGCGGCCCGGCTGCGCGAGCAAGGCCGCTCAGGCGAGACGCCGGGCACACGTTCTTCGATACGGTCACGAGCATGA